In one Streptomyces sp. NBC_01241 genomic region, the following are encoded:
- a CDS encoding VOC family protein: MAVATLGAVVLDCPDPAALAGFYAGLLGGEIVPGGEDWLELTGVAGTLLAFQAAPGFVPPRWPSADGSQQVHLDLTVPDLDAAEKEVLALGATVLDADDRERTFRVYADPAGHPFCLCAC, translated from the coding sequence ATGGCTGTCGCCACCCTGGGTGCCGTCGTTCTGGACTGCCCCGACCCGGCCGCACTCGCCGGTTTCTACGCCGGGCTGCTCGGCGGAGAGATCGTGCCAGGAGGGGAGGACTGGTTGGAGCTGACCGGGGTCGCGGGCACGCTCCTCGCGTTCCAGGCCGCGCCCGGTTTCGTACCGCCGCGGTGGCCGAGTGCGGACGGATCGCAGCAGGTCCATCTGGATCTGACCGTGCCGGATCTGGACGCGGCGGAGAAGGAGGTGCTCGCGCTGGGTGCGACCGTGCTGGACGCGGACGACCGGGAGCGGACGTTCCGGGTGTACGCGGATCCCGCCGGGCACCCGTTCTGCCTGTGTGCGTGTTAA
- a CDS encoding GtrA family protein yields MSERGALRTRLDLLAREVAKFGAVGALGLVVNIAVSNLLWRTTDLQVVRAGLLATLVAILFNYVGFRYWTYRDRDKSGRTRELTLFLLFSAAGAVIETGVLYAATYGFGWNSPVQSNVFKILGIGIATLFRFWSYRTWVFKALPAKETVLSAEGFLKQGRTEQVPRAEADSVRR; encoded by the coding sequence ATGAGCGAACGCGGCGCACTGCGGACCCGGCTGGATCTGCTGGCCCGGGAGGTCGCCAAGTTCGGCGCGGTCGGCGCACTCGGCCTGGTCGTCAATATCGCCGTGTCCAACCTCCTGTGGCGCACCACGGACCTCCAGGTGGTGCGGGCGGGTCTGCTGGCCACGCTCGTCGCCATCCTCTTCAACTACGTCGGCTTCCGCTACTGGACGTACCGGGACCGTGACAAGTCCGGGCGGACCCGGGAGCTGACGCTGTTCCTGCTGTTCAGCGCGGCGGGTGCGGTCATCGAGACCGGTGTGCTGTACGCGGCGACGTACGGGTTCGGGTGGAACAGCCCGGTCCAGAGCAATGTCTTCAAGATCCTCGGGATCGGCATCGCGACGCTGTTCCGCTTCTGGTCCTACCGGACCTGGGTGTTCAAGGCGCTGCCCGCGAAGGAGACCGTGCTGAGCGCGGAGGGGTTCCTGAAGCAGGGGCGTACGGAGCAGGTGCCGCGGGCCGAGGCGGATTCGGTGCGCCGCTAG
- a CDS encoding ATP-binding protein — MRRRLINSTLAVVLVVIAVFGVSLVIVESRTISNSAKESVDSEALRLISVVDSRLLGDERINPALLSEQVSGKRYARVEIPGRTPLEIGERPTGSVIRSTAEGEQGERVTVEESSSSVTREVGRTLLIIGAVALLAIISAVLLAVRQANRLTSPLTDLAETAERLGSGDPRPRHKRYGVPELDRVADVLDSSAERIARMLTAERRLAADASHQLRTPLTALSMRIEEISVTNDPDTVKEEANIALTQVERLTDVVERLLTNARDPRTGSAVAFDLDEVVKQQIEEWRPAYRGEGRAIVRSGKQGLRAVGTPGAVAQVLAALIENSLMHGGGTVALRTRVTGNQAVVEVTDEGPGVPPDLGARIFERTISGRNSTGIGLAVARDLAEADGGRLELLQQQPPVFALFLSRVALRRQEPERPVR, encoded by the coding sequence ATGCGCCGCAGACTGATCAACTCCACGCTCGCCGTGGTGCTCGTGGTGATCGCCGTCTTCGGCGTCTCCCTCGTCATCGTCGAGAGCCGCACCATCAGCAACAGCGCCAAGGAGAGCGTCGACTCCGAGGCGCTGCGGCTGATCAGCGTCGTCGACAGCCGGCTCCTGGGGGACGAGCGGATCAACCCCGCTCTGCTGTCCGAGCAGGTCTCCGGCAAGCGCTACGCACGCGTCGAGATCCCCGGACGGACCCCCCTCGAAATCGGCGAACGCCCCACCGGCAGCGTGATCAGAAGCACGGCCGAGGGGGAGCAGGGCGAGCGGGTCACCGTCGAGGAGTCCAGCTCCTCCGTCACCCGTGAGGTCGGCCGCACCCTGCTGATCATCGGCGCGGTGGCGCTGCTGGCCATCATTTCCGCCGTGCTCCTGGCCGTACGCCAGGCCAACAGGCTCACCTCGCCGCTGACGGACCTGGCCGAGACCGCCGAACGCCTGGGTTCCGGCGACCCGCGCCCGCGCCACAAGCGGTACGGAGTGCCCGAGCTGGACCGGGTCGCCGACGTCCTGGACTCCTCCGCCGAACGGATCGCCCGGATGCTGACCGCGGAGCGCCGGCTGGCCGCCGACGCCTCGCACCAGCTCCGGACGCCGCTGACCGCGCTCTCCATGCGGATCGAGGAGATCTCGGTCACCAACGACCCGGACACGGTGAAGGAGGAGGCGAACATCGCCCTCACCCAGGTCGAGCGGCTCACCGACGTGGTGGAGCGGCTGCTGACCAACGCCCGCGATCCGCGTACCGGCTCCGCCGTCGCCTTCGACCTCGACGAGGTCGTCAAGCAGCAGATCGAGGAGTGGCGCCCGGCCTACCGGGGCGAGGGCCGCGCCATCGTCCGCTCCGGAAAGCAGGGACTGCGGGCCGTCGGTACGCCCGGCGCGGTCGCCCAGGTGCTGGCCGCACTGATCGAGAATTCGCTGATGCACGGCGGCGGTACGGTCGCCCTGCGCACCCGGGTCACCGGAAACCAGGCGGTCGTCGAGGTCACGGACGAGGGCCCGGGCGTGCCCCCCGACCTCGGCGCCCGGATCTTCGAGCGGACGATCAGCGGCCGCAACTCCACCGGTATCGGTCTCGCGGTGGCCAGGGACCTTGCGGAGGCGGACGGCGGCCGTCTCGAACTGCTCCAGCAGCAGCCGCCGGTCTTCGCCCTGTTCCTCAGCCGGGTGGCCCTGCGGCGACAGGAACCGGAACGCCCGGTGCGGTGA
- a CDS encoding 5-(carboxyamino)imidazole ribonucleotide synthase, with translation MTFPVVGMVGGGQLARMTHEAGIPLGIKFKLLSDTPQDSAAQVVNEVVIGDYRDLDTLRAFARGCDVITFDHEHVPTEHLRALEADGIPVRPGPDALVHAQDKGVMRAKLTEIGAPCPRHRIVRDPADVAAFAAEGGGFPVVLKTVRGGYDGKGVWVVRSEADAADPFRAGVPVLAEEKVDFVRELAADIVRSPHGQAVAYPVVESIQVDGVCDTVIAPAPELDERLAGEAQQLALRIAAELGVVGHLAVELFETRGPDGEPGILINELAMRPHNSGHWTQDGAITSQFANHVRAVLDLPLGDPRPRATWTVMSNVLGGDYPDMYQAYLHCMARDPQLKIHMYGKDVKPGRKVGHVNTYGDDLADVRERARHAADYLRGTITE, from the coding sequence GTGACGTTCCCGGTAGTCGGCATGGTCGGCGGCGGTCAGCTCGCCCGTATGACCCACGAGGCGGGCATCCCCCTCGGCATCAAGTTCAAGCTCCTCAGTGACACCCCCCAGGACTCGGCGGCCCAGGTGGTGAACGAAGTCGTCATCGGCGACTATCGCGACCTGGACACCCTGCGCGCCTTCGCGCGCGGCTGTGACGTGATCACCTTCGATCACGAGCACGTACCGACCGAACACCTGCGGGCCCTGGAGGCGGACGGCATACCCGTGCGCCCGGGACCCGACGCGCTGGTGCACGCCCAGGACAAGGGGGTGATGCGCGCGAAGCTCACCGAGATCGGCGCGCCCTGCCCCCGCCACCGCATCGTGCGGGACCCGGCGGACGTCGCGGCCTTCGCGGCGGAGGGCGGGGGCTTCCCCGTCGTCCTCAAGACGGTCCGCGGCGGCTACGACGGCAAGGGCGTGTGGGTGGTCCGCTCCGAGGCGGACGCGGCCGACCCCTTCCGGGCCGGTGTCCCGGTCCTCGCCGAGGAGAAGGTCGACTTCGTACGGGAGCTGGCGGCCGACATCGTCCGCTCGCCGCACGGCCAGGCCGTCGCCTACCCGGTCGTCGAGTCGATCCAGGTCGACGGCGTATGCGACACGGTGATCGCCCCGGCCCCGGAGCTGGACGAGCGACTCGCGGGCGAGGCCCAGCAGCTCGCCCTGCGCATCGCCGCCGAACTCGGCGTCGTCGGCCACCTCGCCGTCGAACTCTTCGAGACCCGTGGACCCGACGGGGAGCCCGGCATCCTGATCAATGAGCTGGCCATGCGCCCGCACAACTCCGGGCACTGGACCCAGGACGGCGCGATCACCTCGCAGTTCGCCAACCACGTCCGGGCCGTGCTCGACCTGCCGCTCGGCGACCCGCGCCCGCGCGCCACCTGGACGGTCATGTCCAACGTCCTCGGCGGCGACTACCCGGACATGTATCAGGCGTACCTGCACTGCATGGCCCGCGACCCGCAGCTCAAGATCCACATGTACGGCAAGGACGTGAAGCCGGGCCGCAAGGTCGGACACGTCAACACCTACGGCGACGACCTGGCGGATGTGCGTGAGCGCGCCCGGCACGCGGCCGACTACCTGCGAGGAACGATCACCGAATGA
- the purE gene encoding 5-(carboxyamino)imidazole ribonucleotide mutase, with protein MTSPATAAPLVGIVMGSDSDWPVMEAAAKVLDEFEIPYEVDVVSAHRMPREMIAYGEQAADRGLKAIVAGAGGAAHLPGMLASVTPLPVIGVPVPLKYLDGMDSLLSIVQMPAGVPVATVSVGGARNAGLLAARILATHDSELLARMQEFLQELNDQATEKGKRLRAKVEGADSFGFGK; from the coding sequence ATGACTTCCCCCGCCACCGCCGCGCCCCTCGTCGGCATCGTCATGGGCTCGGACTCCGACTGGCCCGTCATGGAAGCGGCGGCCAAGGTCCTCGACGAGTTCGAGATCCCCTACGAGGTCGACGTCGTCTCCGCCCACCGCATGCCGCGCGAGATGATCGCGTACGGCGAGCAGGCGGCGGACCGTGGTCTCAAGGCGATCGTCGCGGGCGCGGGCGGCGCCGCCCATCTGCCCGGCATGCTCGCCTCCGTCACCCCGCTGCCGGTCATCGGCGTGCCGGTCCCGCTGAAGTACCTGGACGGCATGGACAGCCTGCTCTCCATCGTGCAGATGCCCGCCGGTGTCCCCGTCGCGACCGTCTCGGTCGGCGGCGCACGCAACGCGGGCCTGCTCGCCGCCCGCATCCTCGCGACGCACGACAGCGAGCTGCTGGCCCGGATGCAGGAGTTCCTGCAGGAGCTGAACGACCAGGCGACGGAGAAGGGCAAGCGACTGCGCGCCAAGGTCGAGGGCGCCGACTCCTTCGGCTTCGGGAAGTAG
- a CDS encoding response regulator transcription factor, whose protein sequence is MTRVLLAEDDASISEPLARALRREGYEVEVREDGPTALDAGLQGGVDLVVLDLGLPGMDGLEVARRLRADGQTVPILVLTARADEVDTVVGLDAGADDYVTKPFRLAELLARVRALLRRGATEPVPQPATHGVRIDVESHRAWMGDEELQLTAKEFDLLRVLVRDAGRVVTRDQLMREVWDTTWWSSTKTLDMHISWLRKKLGDDAANPRYIATVRGVGFRFEKS, encoded by the coding sequence ATGACCCGTGTACTGCTCGCAGAGGACGACGCATCCATCTCGGAGCCGCTGGCCCGCGCCCTGCGTCGGGAGGGTTACGAGGTCGAGGTCCGCGAAGACGGTCCGACCGCTCTCGACGCCGGCCTTCAGGGCGGAGTCGACCTGGTCGTACTCGACCTGGGCCTGCCCGGGATGGACGGCCTCGAAGTCGCCCGCAGGCTCCGTGCCGATGGCCAGACCGTGCCGATCCTGGTGCTGACCGCCCGCGCCGACGAGGTGGACACCGTCGTCGGCCTCGACGCGGGCGCCGACGACTACGTCACCAAACCCTTCCGCCTGGCCGAACTGCTCGCCCGCGTCCGGGCCCTGCTGCGCCGCGGCGCCACCGAGCCCGTTCCGCAGCCCGCCACCCACGGCGTCAGGATCGACGTCGAGTCGCACCGGGCCTGGATGGGCGACGAGGAACTCCAGCTCACCGCCAAGGAGTTCGACCTGCTACGGGTCCTGGTCCGCGACGCGGGCCGGGTCGTCACCCGCGACCAGTTGATGCGCGAGGTCTGGGACACCACCTGGTGGTCCTCCACCAAGACCCTCGACATGCACATCTCCTGGCTCCGCAAGAAGCTCGGCGACGACGCGGCCAACCCCCGCTACATCGCGACCGTACGGGGCGTCGGCTTCCGCTTCGAGAAGAGCTGA
- a CDS encoding dipeptidase: MDKAEQLERAAELLAEYPVVDGHNDLPWALRVQAGYDLDARDIATDQSAHLHTDIPRLRAGGVGAQFWSVYVPSDMAGAEAVSATLEQIDVVAELIGRYPADLRRALTADDMEAARAEGRIASLMGAEGGHSINNSLGTLRALHTLGVRYMTLTHNDNIAWADSATDEPGVGGLSPFGHEVVREMNRTGMLVDLSHVAATTMRDALDTSTAPVIFSHSSSRAICDHPRNIPDDVLGRLPANGGIAMATFVPKFVLPAAVAWTQAADENMRAHGLHHLDTTPQAMKIHAAFEAANPRPMATVATIADHLDHMREVAGIDHIGIGGDYDGTAFLPEGLRDVAGYPNLIAELLGRGWSGADLAKLTWRNAVRVLRDAEDVARELSTRRAPSHATIGRLDTLAG; the protein is encoded by the coding sequence ATGGACAAGGCGGAGCAGCTGGAGCGGGCCGCGGAGCTCCTCGCCGAATACCCCGTCGTCGACGGTCACAACGACCTGCCGTGGGCGCTGCGCGTCCAGGCCGGCTACGACCTGGACGCCCGCGACATCGCCACCGACCAGTCCGCCCACCTGCACACCGACATCCCGCGGCTGCGCGCGGGCGGTGTCGGCGCCCAGTTCTGGTCGGTCTACGTACCGTCCGACATGGCGGGCGCCGAGGCCGTCAGCGCCACCCTCGAACAGATCGACGTGGTCGCCGAGCTGATCGGCCGCTACCCCGCCGACCTGCGGCGCGCCCTGACCGCCGACGACATGGAGGCGGCGCGCGCGGAGGGCCGTATCGCCTCCCTGATGGGCGCCGAGGGCGGCCACTCCATCAACAACTCGCTGGGCACCCTGCGCGCCCTGCACACCCTCGGCGTCCGCTACATGACGCTCACCCACAACGACAACATCGCGTGGGCCGACTCGGCGACGGACGAGCCGGGCGTCGGCGGCCTGTCGCCCTTCGGCCACGAGGTCGTACGGGAGATGAACCGCACCGGCATGCTGGTCGACCTCTCCCACGTGGCAGCCACCACGATGCGCGACGCGCTCGACACCTCCACGGCGCCGGTGATCTTCTCGCACTCCTCGTCGCGCGCGATCTGCGACCACCCGCGCAACATCCCCGACGACGTCCTCGGCCGGCTCCCGGCCAACGGCGGCATCGCCATGGCGACCTTCGTACCGAAGTTCGTCCTCCCGGCGGCCGTCGCCTGGACGCAGGCCGCGGACGAGAACATGCGCGCCCACGGCCTGCACCACCTCGACACCACCCCGCAGGCCATGAAGATCCACGCCGCCTTCGAGGCGGCCAACCCGCGCCCGATGGCCACCGTGGCGACGATCGCCGACCACCTCGACCACATGCGCGAGGTCGCCGGGATCGACCACATCGGCATCGGCGGCGACTACGACGGCACCGCCTTCCTCCCGGAGGGCCTCAGGGACGTCGCGGGCTACCCGAACCTGATCGCGGAGCTCCTCGGCCGCGGCTGGTCCGGCGCCGACCTCGCCAAGCTCACCTGGCGGAACGCGGTACGGGTGCTGCGCGACGCCGAGGACGTCGCACGCGAGCTGAGCACCCGCCGGGCCCCGTCGCACGCCACGATCGGGCGACTGGACACTCTGGCCGGCTGA
- a CDS encoding CGNR zinc finger domain-containing protein, whose protein sequence is MNGKESAPGGLALIEALVNTLDIETGADTLDTADGCAVFGLAEPDVPQARVLREALRTACLAHAGHRPPDGPAAPPLDRLLAGAPLRVTVDAAGVAALRPVAEPAGLTARVAVAIAAAAADGTWARLKACEAEDCQWAYYDRSPAGRRRWCSMSVCGARAKMRTYRAKRG, encoded by the coding sequence ATGAATGGGAAGGAATCCGCGCCCGGTGGACTCGCCCTGATCGAGGCCCTGGTCAACACGCTGGACATCGAGACCGGCGCGGACACCCTCGACACGGCGGACGGGTGCGCCGTCTTCGGCCTCGCCGAGCCGGACGTCCCTCAGGCCCGGGTCCTGCGCGAGGCGCTCCGTACCGCCTGCCTCGCGCACGCCGGCCACCGCCCGCCGGACGGTCCCGCGGCGCCCCCGCTCGACCGGCTCCTCGCCGGAGCGCCCCTGCGCGTCACCGTGGACGCGGCGGGCGTCGCCGCACTGCGGCCCGTCGCCGAACCGGCCGGGCTGACCGCCCGCGTCGCGGTGGCCATCGCCGCGGCGGCGGCCGACGGAACCTGGGCCCGGCTCAAGGCGTGCGAGGCCGAGGACTGCCAATGGGCGTACTACGACCGCAGCCCGGCGGGGCGCCGCCGCTGGTGCTCCATGTCGGTGTGCGGGGCCCGCGCCAAGATGCGCACCTACCGCGCGAAGCGCGGCTGA
- a CDS encoding UDP-glucose dehydrogenase family protein, with the protein MALRITVIGTGYLGATHAAAMAELGFEVLGLDVVPEKIEMLSSGRVPMYEPGLEELLRKHVEGIEGSTGRLRFTTSPEEVAAFGDVHFVCVNTPQKHGEYACDMSYVDAAFESLAPHLTRPALVVGKSTVPVGSAARLAARLTELAPAGADAELAWNPEFLREGFAVKDTLHPDRIVVGVASERAEKLLREVYAVPVAEGSPFVVTDFPTAELVKTAANSFLATKISFINAMAEVCEAADGDVKKLAEAIGHDERIGSKFLRAGIGFGGGCLPKDIRAFMARAGELGADQALTFLREVDSINMRRRGHMVELAREAVGGDSFLGKRVAVLGATFKPDSDDVRDSPALNVAGQIHLQGGQVTVFDPKGMANARRLFPTLGYADSALDAVRGADVVLHLTEWREFRELDPAALGEVASRRIILDGRNALDSELWRGAGWTYRAMGRPKA; encoded by the coding sequence ATGGCCCTCAGGATCACTGTGATCGGCACCGGCTACCTCGGCGCCACCCACGCCGCGGCCATGGCGGAACTGGGCTTCGAAGTGCTCGGCCTCGATGTCGTGCCCGAGAAGATCGAGATGCTGAGCAGTGGCAGGGTCCCGATGTACGAGCCGGGCCTGGAGGAGCTGCTGCGCAAGCACGTCGAGGGCATCGAGGGGTCCACGGGACGGCTGCGGTTCACCACCTCCCCGGAAGAGGTGGCGGCCTTCGGCGACGTCCACTTCGTCTGCGTGAACACTCCGCAGAAGCACGGTGAGTACGCCTGTGACATGAGTTACGTCGATGCCGCCTTCGAGTCGCTGGCGCCGCATCTGACCCGGCCCGCCCTGGTCGTCGGGAAGTCGACCGTGCCGGTCGGTTCGGCGGCCCGGCTCGCGGCGCGGCTGACGGAGCTGGCACCGGCGGGCGCGGACGCGGAGCTGGCCTGGAACCCGGAGTTCCTGCGCGAGGGCTTCGCCGTCAAGGACACCCTGCACCCGGACCGGATCGTCGTCGGGGTGGCGAGCGAGCGGGCCGAGAAGCTGCTGCGCGAGGTGTACGCGGTGCCGGTCGCCGAGGGGTCGCCGTTCGTGGTGACGGACTTCCCGACCGCCGAGCTGGTGAAGACCGCGGCCAACTCCTTCCTGGCCACGAAGATCTCGTTCATCAACGCCATGGCGGAGGTCTGCGAGGCCGCCGACGGCGATGTGAAGAAGCTGGCCGAGGCGATCGGGCACGACGAGCGGATCGGGTCCAAGTTCCTGCGGGCCGGCATCGGCTTCGGCGGCGGCTGTCTGCCCAAGGACATCCGGGCCTTCATGGCGCGCGCCGGTGAGCTGGGCGCGGACCAGGCCCTGACCTTCCTCCGCGAGGTCGACTCCATCAACATGCGGCGCCGCGGCCACATGGTGGAGCTGGCCCGGGAGGCGGTGGGCGGCGATTCGTTCCTCGGCAAGCGGGTGGCGGTCCTGGGCGCCACGTTCAAGCCGGACTCGGACGACGTACGGGACTCGCCCGCGCTGAACGTGGCCGGGCAGATACATCTGCAGGGCGGCCAGGTCACCGTCTTCGACCCGAAGGGCATGGCCAACGCCCGACGGCTCTTCCCCACGCTCGGTTACGCCGATTCGGCGCTGGACGCGGTGCGCGGCGCGGACGTGGTGCTGCACCTGACGGAGTGGCGGGAGTTCCGCGAGCTGGACCCGGCGGCGCTCGGCGAGGTCGCTTCCCGCCGGATCATCCTGGACGGCCGCAACGCGCTCGACAGCGAGCTGTGGCGCGGGGCCGGCTGGACGTACCGGGCCATGGGACGGCCGAAGGCCTGA